Proteins from a single region of Verrucomicrobiia bacterium:
- a CDS encoding ABC transporter permease, translated as MNEFFGKVGQSAAFVMSGVARLGGLFHEVFVAILNCFRVPIRVRAVFEQMLLAGVDSLPIICLVSASVGMVLALQSAYQLKEFGAILYTGSLVSVSVTRELGPLVAAIVISGRIGARMAAELGTMKVQEEVDALVTMGLNPIRFLVVPRVIAMVVMLPCLTVITDLTAMLGGYLIGTYGVHINPDLYIAKSIEAMVLKDIYTGTSKSVIFAALIALVSCHQGLSVEGGAEGVGKATTQAVVTSIVLIIVVDCLATAVFYYAFP; from the coding sequence ATGAACGAATTTTTTGGAAAGGTCGGACAATCCGCCGCGTTCGTCATGTCAGGCGTGGCGCGGCTTGGCGGTCTTTTCCACGAAGTTTTCGTTGCCATCCTTAATTGTTTCCGCGTTCCGATCCGCGTCCGCGCTGTTTTCGAACAAATGCTCCTGGCCGGGGTGGACTCGCTTCCTATTATATGCCTGGTTTCCGCCTCCGTTGGCATGGTGCTCGCCCTCCAATCCGCGTACCAGCTCAAGGAATTCGGCGCCATTCTCTATACCGGCAGCCTGGTCAGCGTTTCCGTCACCCGGGAACTGGGGCCGCTGGTTGCGGCGATCGTCATCTCAGGCCGCATCGGAGCCCGAATGGCCGCGGAACTGGGCACCATGAAAGTCCAGGAAGAAGTCGACGCGCTCGTGACCATGGGCCTGAATCCCATTCGTTTTCTCGTGGTGCCACGCGTCATCGCCATGGTTGTCATGCTGCCCTGCCTTACCGTGATCACGGACCTTACTGCCATGCTCGGCGGTTATCTGATCGGAACTTACGGCGTGCACATCAATCCCGATCTTTACATCGCGAAAAGCATCGAGGCCATGGTCCTGAAAGACATTTATACGGGGACTTCCAAAAGCGTGATTTTCGCGGCGCTGATCGCGCTCGTAAGCTGCCATCAGGGGCTTTCCGTGGAAGGCGGCGCCGAAGGCGTGGGCAAGGCCACCACGCAGGCCGTCGTGACCTCCATCGTCCTCATCATCGTGGTGGACTGCCTGGCCACCGCTGTTTTCTATTACGCGTTTCCATGA
- a CDS encoding transglutaminase-like domain-containing protein, translating into MKKYIATVWAIAALTVMVSTVRTSNAEAQLFSHPSLDFQTLTTKLSTPEDLAKYMWRNFRYENDQSNFGKAEYWQSPEEFMENKAGDCEDFALFASEILKQQGKKTFLLNIYGSGFAHTICVFVENGKYNAMDGTDVKRINANDLPSLMNEIYPQWKKGAIVAKAGKSNKGCILKKFEREAKIGRAFASSL; encoded by the coding sequence ATGAAAAAATACATCGCGACTGTATGGGCGATCGCAGCTTTAACAGTAATGGTATCTACTGTTCGTACTTCCAATGCGGAAGCCCAACTTTTCAGCCACCCTTCCCTCGATTTTCAAACTCTCACGACGAAGCTCAGCACCCCCGAAGATCTCGCCAAGTACATGTGGCGCAATTTCCGTTACGAAAACGACCAGAGCAATTTCGGCAAGGCCGAATACTGGCAGTCCCCCGAGGAATTCATGGAGAACAAGGCGGGCGATTGCGAAGATTTTGCTCTCTTTGCCAGCGAGATCCTGAAGCAGCAGGGAAAAAAGACGTTCCTCCTGAACATCTACGGTTCCGGATTTGCCCACACGATCTGCGTGTTCGTGGAGAACGGCAAGTACAACGCGATGGACGGCACGGACGTAAAACGGATCAATGCCAACGATCTTCCGTCGCTCATGAACGAGATCTACCCGCAGTGGAAAAAAGGCGCCATTGTGGCCAAGGCCGGCAAATCGAACAAAGGCTGCATCCTGAAGAAGTTCGAGCGCGAGGCGAAGATCGGCCGGGCCTTTGCCAGCTCCCTTTAA
- a CDS encoding STAS domain-containing protein, which translates to MKIAYRQQDAVEIFELDGEVDFHSSPELRDKLQAQVQKRADKILICLKKVKYIDSSGLATFVEALQKVKRYNGQLVLSGLAPAVRSVFEIAKLDSVFSLAHTQEEAHALLVNPKGLAPEA; encoded by the coding sequence ATGAAAATTGCCTATCGCCAGCAGGACGCGGTCGAGATTTTTGAATTAGACGGGGAAGTGGATTTTCATTCCTCTCCGGAGCTGCGCGATAAGCTGCAGGCCCAGGTACAGAAGCGCGCCGACAAGATCCTGATCTGCCTCAAAAAAGTGAAATACATCGACAGCTCGGGCCTTGCCACGTTCGTGGAAGCGCTGCAAAAGGTGAAGCGCTATAACGGGCAGCTGGTCCTGAGCGGGCTTGCTCCCGCCGTCCGGAGCGTGTTCGAAATCGCGAAATTGGACAGCGTCTTTTCGCTCGCTCATACTCAGGAAGAGGCCCACGCTCTTCTTGTCAACCCCAAAGGCCTTGCGCCGGAGGCCTGA
- the ribD gene encoding bifunctional diaminohydroxyphosphoribosylaminopyrimidine deaminase/5-amino-6-(5-phosphoribosylamino)uracil reductase RibD, protein MARGAGFHESWMEKCHALAELGRGAVSPNPLVGAIVVKNGREIARGHHAYYGGPHAEAEALRKAGARAKGATLYVTLEPCATWGKTPPCMQAVAGAGIKHVVIGMSDPNPANHGKGIRFLRRRGIHVTTGVLEEKLRGQNAAFCRWITTRLPWVVLKMAQSLDGKIAAPDGSSRWISSPASREWVHHLRSGADAILVGKNTVLMDDPLLSPRVHVKNQPPHKPLRVILDPRMEVSPRARVFTGEQLTLRVVTKNVARRPRHSKARRCGELLLLAREEKGRLDVKDIVCQLGAMGVAALLVEGGGETAWDFLRAGLVQKVYWVVAPKIIGGRATKTSVEGDGVRLLNNAFKIKNLTCRPLGEDWLFEGEL, encoded by the coding sequence ATGGCCCGCGGCGCCGGTTTTCACGAATCCTGGATGGAAAAATGCCATGCCCTGGCGGAGCTCGGCCGCGGCGCGGTGAGCCCGAATCCTCTGGTCGGAGCCATCGTGGTCAAAAACGGCCGTGAGATTGCCCGTGGGCATCATGCCTATTACGGCGGGCCGCACGCGGAAGCGGAGGCGCTTCGTAAGGCCGGCGCCCGCGCCAAAGGAGCGACGCTTTACGTGACGCTGGAGCCCTGCGCGACCTGGGGCAAAACGCCGCCTTGCATGCAGGCCGTGGCAGGTGCCGGCATCAAGCACGTCGTCATCGGCATGAGCGATCCCAATCCCGCGAATCACGGAAAAGGCATTCGTTTTCTGCGCCGCAGAGGCATCCACGTCACGACCGGCGTCCTCGAAGAAAAACTCCGCGGGCAAAATGCCGCCTTTTGCCGCTGGATCACGACGCGGCTGCCCTGGGTCGTGCTCAAGATGGCGCAGTCGCTTGATGGAAAAATCGCGGCGCCGGACGGTTCTTCGCGCTGGATTTCCTCGCCTGCCTCCCGCGAGTGGGTCCATCATCTGAGGTCGGGCGCGGATGCTATCCTGGTGGGCAAAAATACCGTGCTGATGGACGATCCGCTGCTCAGCCCGCGCGTTCATGTGAAGAACCAGCCGCCGCATAAGCCGCTGCGCGTGATCCTGGACCCGCGGATGGAAGTTTCGCCGCGTGCCCGGGTTTTCACGGGCGAGCAGCTCACGCTGCGCGTGGTGACGAAAAATGTTGCGCGCCGTCCGCGCCACTCGAAGGCCCGCAGATGCGGCGAGCTTCTGCTTCTGGCGCGCGAAGAAAAGGGGCGGCTCGACGTGAAGGACATTGTCTGCCAGCTCGGCGCCATGGGCGTAGCGGCCCTCCTGGTGGAAGGCGGGGGAGAGACCGCCTGGGATTTCCTGCGCGCGGGACTCGTGCAGAAAGTTTACTGGGTCGTGGCGCCCAAAATCATCGGCGGCCGGGCCACTAAGACTTCGGTTGAGGGCGACGGCGTGCGCCTTCTGAACAATGCTTTCAAAATTAAAAACCTCACGTGCCGGCCGCTGGGCGAAGACTGGCTGTTCGAAGGGGAGCTTTGA
- a CDS encoding MlaD family protein, producing the protein MKYSAAEVKSGILITLSLVLFLALTFVVGGTMTGKTREWKVRFGYISGLELNAPVYFAGKEVGKVTDIEILSGDVRPVVLTAKISDKIILRKDTQGFIDTLGLMGEKFLELSPGTAGQPELTGGEAIPGLDPIPMHVMIRKMNMLADLMEELTRELNPMLKDMNGMLSGHQEEIAKTIANAQEISANIRDMTQDLKYHPWRLVRKG; encoded by the coding sequence ATGAAATATTCGGCAGCGGAAGTCAAATCGGGCATCTTGATCACCTTGTCGCTCGTCCTTTTCCTGGCGCTGACGTTCGTGGTCGGCGGGACGATGACGGGGAAAACCCGCGAATGGAAGGTCCGCTTTGGCTACATCAGCGGTCTCGAGCTCAATGCGCCGGTTTATTTCGCGGGCAAAGAGGTCGGCAAGGTCACGGACATCGAAATCCTGTCCGGCGACGTGCGGCCGGTGGTCCTGACTGCGAAGATTTCCGACAAGATCATCCTCCGCAAGGATACGCAGGGCTTCATCGATACCCTTGGGCTGATGGGCGAAAAATTTCTGGAATTGTCGCCCGGTACCGCCGGCCAGCCCGAACTTACCGGAGGGGAAGCGATCCCGGGCCTTGACCCCATTCCCATGCACGTCATGATCCGCAAAATGAACATGTTGGCGGACCTGATGGAAGAGCTCACCCGCGAACTCAATCCCATGCTGAAAGACATGAACGGGATGCTCTCGGGCCACCAGGAAGAAATCGCCAAGACGATCGCCAATGCGCAGGAAATTTCCGCCAACATCCGGGACATGACGCAGGATCTGAAGTACCATCCGTGGCGCCTCGTCCGCAAAGGCTGA
- a CDS encoding bifunctional 3,4-dihydroxy-2-butanone-4-phosphate synthase/GTP cyclohydrolase II, with translation MKFNTIPEIIEDIRQGRIVIMVDDEQRENEGDLIFAASQVTPEKVNFMIKHGRGLICVPLADEKIEALGLKEMTESLQDTFRTAFTTSVDARSGITTGISAFDRTRTIEALAEPQAGPADIVSPGHIFPLRAKKGGVLIRAGHTEAAVDLARLAGQTPAGVICEIISEDGKMARLPELFEFAKKHGLKIGTIQELIEHRRRFDRIVDKVSEATIPTVFGEWKIMLYRSLVDGREHVALVKGKMDDSPTLVRMHSECFTGDVLGSLRCDCQDQLMASMERIEKEDKGVIVYLRQEGRGIGLANKLKAYALQEKGMDTVEANEALGFKPDLREYGTGAQILKDLGLSKLRLMTNNPRKIVGLEGHGLHVVERVALQVEPNVYNAKYLMAKRQKLGHYFNQHS, from the coding sequence ATGAAATTTAATACGATTCCGGAAATCATCGAAGACATCCGTCAGGGCCGCATTGTGATCATGGTCGATGACGAGCAGCGCGAAAACGAAGGCGACCTCATTTTCGCCGCGTCGCAGGTCACGCCCGAAAAAGTCAACTTCATGATCAAGCACGGGCGCGGACTCATCTGCGTTCCGCTCGCGGACGAAAAAATCGAAGCGCTCGGCCTCAAGGAAATGACCGAATCCCTGCAGGACACCTTCCGCACCGCGTTCACCACTTCCGTGGACGCGCGCTCCGGCATCACGACCGGCATTTCCGCTTTTGACCGCACGCGTACGATCGAGGCGCTTGCCGAACCGCAGGCAGGTCCTGCCGACATCGTTTCGCCCGGCCACATTTTTCCGCTCCGCGCCAAGAAAGGCGGCGTGCTCATCCGCGCCGGACACACCGAAGCTGCGGTGGACCTCGCACGGCTCGCGGGACAGACACCCGCCGGCGTCATCTGCGAAATTATTTCCGAAGACGGAAAAATGGCGCGGCTTCCGGAGCTTTTCGAATTCGCGAAAAAGCACGGCCTCAAGATCGGCACGATTCAGGAGCTTATCGAGCATCGCCGGCGCTTTGACCGCATCGTGGACAAGGTGAGCGAAGCCACGATCCCCACGGTTTTCGGGGAATGGAAGATCATGCTCTATCGGTCTCTGGTCGACGGGCGTGAACACGTCGCGCTCGTCAAAGGAAAGATGGACGATTCGCCCACGCTTGTGCGCATGCATTCGGAATGCTTCACCGGCGACGTGCTCGGTTCTCTGCGCTGCGATTGCCAGGATCAGCTCATGGCGTCCATGGAGCGCATCGAAAAAGAGGACAAAGGCGTGATTGTTTATCTCCGCCAGGAAGGGCGCGGCATCGGGCTGGCCAACAAACTCAAGGCCTATGCGCTTCAGGAAAAGGGCATGGACACGGTTGAAGCCAATGAAGCCCTCGGCTTCAAGCCCGACCTTCGCGAATACGGCACCGGTGCCCAGATATTAAAAGATCTCGGCCTTTCCAAACTCCGGCTCATGACGAACAATCCCCGCAAAATCGTGGGGCTGGAAGGTCACGGCCTGCACGTCGTGGAGCGCGTTGCTCTTCAGGTCGAGCCTAATGTCTATAACGCGAAATACCTGATGGCCAAGCGGCAGAAGCTCGGCCATTATTTCAACCAGCATTCATGA
- a CDS encoding ABC transporter ATP-binding protein produces the protein MIEVRDLTKTFGDRTVLNGMSLDIPEGKITVIMGGSGGGKSTLLRHLVGLLSPDKGSIVIDGSDIVGASEDRMNEVRRKFGMLFQSAALFNSMSVGENVALPLREHTELSEEIIRIIVKVKLELVGLTGFESFMPYEISGGMKKRVGLARAIALDPKIVFYDEPGAGLDPITASMIDQLILDLSQKLKITSVVVTHEMKSAFRIADQIIVLHKGRVLQVGTADEIKNSKNSYVQQFINGEPEGAIPFKQTSDAYLKGLLET, from the coding sequence ATCATTGAAGTCCGGGATTTGACAAAGACCTTCGGCGACCGCACGGTGCTTAACGGCATGAGCCTGGACATTCCCGAAGGAAAAATCACGGTGATTATGGGCGGCTCGGGCGGCGGCAAGAGCACGCTGCTTCGGCATCTGGTAGGTCTCCTGTCGCCGGATAAGGGCAGCATTGTCATCGACGGCTCCGACATCGTCGGCGCGAGCGAAGACCGGATGAACGAAGTCCGCCGCAAATTCGGCATGCTGTTCCAGAGCGCCGCGCTTTTTAATTCCATGAGCGTGGGCGAGAACGTGGCCCTGCCGCTGCGTGAGCACACGGAGCTTTCGGAAGAAATCATCCGTATCATCGTGAAGGTAAAGCTCGAACTGGTCGGGCTCACGGGATTTGAGAGCTTCATGCCGTACGAAATTTCCGGAGGCATGAAAAAAAGAGTGGGGCTGGCGCGTGCGATCGCGCTCGATCCGAAGATCGTTTTTTACGACGAACCCGGCGCGGGCCTTGATCCGATCACGGCCAGCATGATCGATCAGCTGATCCTGGATCTCAGCCAGAAGCTTAAGATCACGTCCGTCGTCGTGACGCATGAGATGAAAAGCGCGTTTCGCATCGCGGACCAGATCATCGTGCTGCACAAAGGCCGCGTGCTGCAGGTGGGGACCGCGGACGAGATCAAGAATTCGAAAAATTCGTATGTCCAGCAATTCATCAATGGGGAGCCGGAAGGCGCGATTCCCTTCAAACAGACCAGCGACGCTTATCTCAAAGGGTTGCTCGAGACCTGA
- the nusB gene encoding transcription antitermination factor NusB, whose protein sequence is MRKRTQAREYALQMLYQYELNPEPLDKLFVHFWDQNPDPSDETRLFAQSLVKGTVDNLEKINEVVAKYAENWDMNRMAVIDRSILRFATYELLFREDIPLKVSINEAVNIAKKFSQEDSGKFVNGILDKISHSEKPRDRPPAESGVADPDD, encoded by the coding sequence ATGCGTAAAAGAACCCAGGCTCGTGAATATGCCCTCCAGATGCTCTACCAGTACGAGCTCAACCCCGAGCCTCTCGACAAACTCTTCGTCCACTTCTGGGACCAGAACCCCGACCCTTCCGACGAGACACGCCTTTTCGCCCAATCGCTGGTGAAAGGGACGGTCGATAACCTCGAAAAAATCAATGAAGTCGTGGCCAAGTACGCGGAAAACTGGGACATGAACCGTATGGCCGTCATCGACCGCAGCATCCTCCGGTTCGCGACGTACGAGCTTTTGTTCCGCGAAGACATTCCGCTCAAAGTTTCCATCAACGAGGCCGTGAACATCGCCAAAAAATTTTCCCAGGAAGATTCCGGAAAATTCGTCAACGGCATCCTCGACAAAATCAGCCATTCCGAAAAACCGCGCGACCGTCCTCCTGCTGAAAGCGGCGTCGCGGACCCGGACGATTGA
- a CDS encoding WecB/TagA/CpsF family glycosyltransferase, which yields MENLKIAAKEPEDLRLFDVPLHRVGVGRLHAFIEKTALEGTKALILNVNIHCMVLSFKNAWMREILNQAQMIYCDGDGVKAGLRILGMDTPPKVAFTRWIWDLAAFAERKQLRLFLLGAKPGIAEKAGACLKARFPKLEIAGVHDGYFKKEGPETEDVIRQINASDANILIVGFGMPIQERWLYDNWHKIDVNIFLPGGAVLDYASGMLGQAPRWMIQWHLEWLFRIYEDPKRLFWRYAYDIPVFFSKILLTKAVRVLGREK from the coding sequence ATGGAAAATCTTAAGATCGCGGCCAAAGAGCCTGAGGATCTCCGCCTGTTCGACGTGCCCCTCCACCGGGTCGGCGTCGGAAGGCTGCACGCCTTCATTGAAAAGACCGCGCTCGAAGGCACGAAGGCGCTCATCTTGAACGTGAACATCCACTGCATGGTGCTGTCTTTCAAAAACGCGTGGATGCGGGAAATCCTCAATCAGGCGCAGATGATTTATTGCGACGGGGACGGCGTGAAGGCCGGCTTGCGGATCCTCGGCATGGACACGCCGCCGAAAGTGGCGTTTACCCGATGGATCTGGGATCTCGCCGCCTTTGCCGAGCGGAAGCAGCTCCGGCTTTTTTTACTCGGCGCAAAGCCGGGCATCGCGGAAAAGGCGGGGGCCTGCCTGAAGGCCCGCTTCCCGAAACTCGAGATCGCGGGCGTGCACGACGGCTACTTCAAAAAGGAAGGGCCGGAAACCGAAGACGTGATCCGGCAGATCAATGCCTCGGACGCGAACATCCTGATCGTGGGTTTCGGCATGCCGATCCAGGAACGCTGGCTTTACGACAACTGGCACAAGATCGACGTGAACATTTTCCTGCCGGGCGGGGCCGTGCTCGATTATGCTTCCGGCATGCTGGGCCAGGCGCCTCGCTGGATGATCCAGTGGCACTTGGAATGGCTGTTCCGGATTTACGAAGATCCGAAACGTCTTTTCTGGCGCTACGCGTACGACATTCCGGTGTTCTTTTCGAAGATTCTTTTGACTAAGGCCGTCCGGGTTTTGGGAAGGGAAAAGTAG
- a CDS encoding sugar transferase, translating to MLKEHQAVYTRVLIIADLLLITSAFLLGHYLRNHWGFLLEFESVSRTYPLSKYITLLPYMLAIWMITLAAAGAYQPLRVQNLLVVLLDITRAALMATLLFGSLAYLLKLQYVSRIMVSMVSFFAWSFLCVERVVMFQILRSLRKKGFLTRYLLLIGTGSRAASFIKMVHNHPEWGLKIVGLVDEDPRLKWQTIEGQKVLGLLSDIPHLLEELVIDEVVFVVPRGWLGKIEDSILYCEQLGKRVSIAVDLFNVKFAKAVQREIHHFPLLTFETTSDHLWQLIVKRVLDTVLSAVAIAVLLPFLAIVALLIKFSSGGPILFKQARCGLNGRIFTVYKFRTMVVDAEKKLEALRQHNEMSGPAFKMTNDPRIIKYGKWMRKFSIDELPQLFNILEGNMSFVGPRPPIPAEVKRYEPWQRRRLSMRPGLTCLWQVQGRNKIVKFDEWMKLDLEYIDNWSLWLDLRLFLQTIPIVIFGIGAK from the coding sequence GTGCTTAAAGAACATCAAGCCGTTTATACACGCGTTCTCATTATCGCCGACCTCCTGCTCATTACGTCCGCTTTCCTTCTGGGACATTACCTCAGGAACCACTGGGGCTTTCTCCTGGAATTTGAATCGGTAAGCAGGACTTATCCCCTTTCGAAATACATCACGCTCCTGCCCTACATGCTCGCGATCTGGATGATTACCCTCGCCGCGGCCGGGGCTTACCAGCCGCTGCGGGTGCAGAACCTCCTGGTCGTGCTCCTCGATATCACGCGCGCCGCGCTCATGGCCACGCTGCTGTTCGGAAGCTTGGCCTACCTGCTGAAACTCCAGTACGTGAGCCGCATCATGGTAAGCATGGTGTCCTTTTTCGCCTGGTCCTTTCTCTGCGTCGAGCGCGTCGTCATGTTCCAGATCCTGCGCAGCCTGCGCAAAAAAGGATTTCTCACGCGCTACCTGCTGCTCATCGGGACCGGCAGCCGCGCCGCATCCTTCATTAAAATGGTCCACAATCATCCGGAATGGGGCTTGAAAATCGTCGGGCTCGTCGACGAGGACCCGCGGCTCAAATGGCAGACGATTGAGGGGCAAAAAGTCCTGGGGCTTTTGTCCGACATCCCGCATCTCCTGGAAGAACTGGTCATCGACGAAGTGGTCTTCGTTGTGCCGCGCGGCTGGCTGGGCAAAATCGAGGATTCGATCCTTTACTGCGAGCAGCTGGGAAAACGGGTCAGCATCGCCGTGGACCTTTTCAACGTCAAATTCGCCAAGGCCGTGCAGCGGGAGATCCATCACTTTCCGCTTCTGACCTTCGAGACCACGTCCGACCATCTCTGGCAGCTCATCGTCAAGCGCGTGCTGGATACAGTGCTCTCGGCCGTGGCCATCGCGGTTCTGCTGCCTTTCCTGGCGATTGTGGCGCTCCTCATCAAATTTTCTTCAGGCGGACCCATTCTTTTCAAACAGGCGCGCTGCGGCCTGAACGGCCGGATTTTCACCGTTTACAAATTCCGCACGATGGTGGTCGACGCGGAGAAAAAGCTCGAGGCCCTGCGCCAGCACAACGAAATGTCAGGACCCGCGTTCAAGATGACCAACGATCCCAGAATCATCAAATACGGAAAATGGATGAGAAAGTTCAGCATCGACGAGCTGCCGCAGCTCTTCAACATCCTGGAAGGCAACATGAGTTTCGTGGGCCCCCGCCCCCCGATTCCCGCGGAGGTCAAGCGCTACGAACCCTGGCAGCGCAGGCGCCTCAGCATGCGTCCGGGCCTCACATGCCTGTGGCAGGTTCAGGGCAGGAACAAAATTGTGAAATTCGACGAGTGGATGAAGCTGGACCTGGAGTACATCGATAATTGGTCGCTTTGGCTGGACCTGAGGCTCTTCCTGCAGACCATCCCGATCGTGATCTTCGGGATCGGCGCGAAATAA
- a CDS encoding riboflavin synthase, with product MFSGIVQNQGLVTRRRDASGQARFAFRFKRREKGIALGESIAVDGVCLTVAKKTNSGFEADVMADTLNVTTLSGVQAGGRVNLERALRAGDRISGHYVTGHVDGVGRIRKIARAGKNRRFFVEAGPAILKYAVLKGSMALDGVSLTVQEVSPGGFWVALVPHTLAVTTLREKKTGDAVNLEIDLMARYPETEQKPGKWRPSGLSVKALKAQGF from the coding sequence ATGTTTTCGGGAATCGTACAAAATCAAGGCCTTGTCACGAGGAGGCGTGACGCTTCGGGACAGGCTCGGTTTGCCTTTCGTTTCAAGCGGCGGGAAAAAGGGATTGCGCTCGGTGAAAGCATTGCCGTGGACGGCGTCTGCCTCACGGTCGCCAAAAAGACAAATTCGGGTTTTGAAGCGGATGTCATGGCGGACACCTTGAACGTGACAACCCTCTCGGGCGTTCAGGCGGGCGGCCGGGTCAATCTCGAACGGGCGCTGCGCGCGGGGGACCGCATCAGCGGCCATTACGTGACAGGACACGTGGACGGGGTGGGCCGCATCCGCAAGATCGCGCGGGCCGGGAAAAACCGCCGCTTTTTTGTTGAGGCCGGGCCTGCGATCTTGAAATACGCGGTCCTCAAAGGCTCCATGGCCCTGGACGGCGTCAGCCTGACGGTCCAGGAAGTAAGCCCCGGCGGCTTCTGGGTGGCCCTTGTCCCGCATACACTCGCGGTCACGACTCTCAGGGAAAAAAAAACGGGGGACGCCGTCAACCTGGAAATCGACCTCATGGCGCGGTATCCGGAGACGGAACAAAAGCCCGGAAAATGGCGGCCGTCGGGGCTGTCGGTAAAGGCCCTCAAGGCCCAGGGGTTTTGA
- a CDS encoding ATP-binding protein produces the protein MEKKFELKSCSHDLAQFRQQLKELLSGAGFNEKKSGEVTLAVDEALTNIIRHGYGHEKGRVEVAFHDYQDRVEIRIRDFGKKFDPTKVAPPKLPPTKPGGLGIYFIHTLMDKVEYQSLAPDTNELHLTKMKI, from the coding sequence ATGGAAAAAAAATTCGAGCTCAAATCCTGTTCGCATGATCTGGCCCAATTCCGGCAGCAGCTCAAGGAGCTTTTGTCCGGCGCCGGCTTTAACGAAAAAAAATCCGGTGAAGTGACGCTTGCCGTGGATGAGGCGCTGACAAACATCATCCGTCACGGGTACGGGCACGAAAAAGGCAGGGTGGAAGTCGCTTTTCACGATTATCAGGACCGCGTCGAAATCCGCATCCGGGATTTCGGCAAGAAATTCGATCCGACGAAAGTTGCCCCGCCGAAACTGCCGCCCACGAAACCCGGCGGGCTCGGGATTTATTTCATTCATACGCTGATGGACAAGGTCGAATACCAGTCCCTGGCGCCGGACACGAACGAACTTCATCTGACCAAGATGAAAATTTAA
- the ribH gene encoding 6,7-dimethyl-8-ribityllumazine synthase: MKSYRGRFDAKGRRFGIVIAQFNEFITRRLLESALVTFEQAGVPRKKIPVVWVPGALEVPYFCQKLASRGRFDAIVAIACILRGDTYHFECVALEVTRGIAQVALEKKVPIATGVITADTLEQAIDRAGLKAGNKGAQAALAALEIADLDRQLTTGQKRR, from the coding sequence ATGAAATCGTACCGCGGACGTTTCGACGCGAAGGGCCGGCGCTTCGGCATCGTCATCGCCCAGTTCAATGAGTTCATCACCCGGCGTCTGCTGGAAAGCGCGCTTGTCACGTTCGAGCAGGCAGGGGTCCCGCGGAAAAAGATTCCCGTGGTGTGGGTGCCCGGCGCGCTGGAAGTCCCGTACTTCTGCCAGAAGCTGGCCTCGCGCGGACGCTTTGACGCAATTGTCGCGATCGCCTGCATCCTGCGCGGCGATACGTATCACTTCGAATGCGTGGCGCTGGAAGTCACGCGCGGAATCGCCCAGGTCGCGCTGGAAAAAAAAGTTCCCATTGCGACGGGCGTGATCACGGCGGACACGCTGGAGCAGGCCATCGACAGGGCGGGGCTGAAAGCCGGAAACAAAGGCGCCCAGGCGGCGCTGGCCGCTTTGGAAATCGCGGACCTTGACCGCCAATTGACAACCGGACAAAAGAGGAGATGA